A part of Halobaculum sp. MBLA0143 genomic DNA contains:
- a CDS encoding H/ACA ribonucleoprotein complex subunit GAR1, with protein sequence MRRVGEVVRTAQRLAIVRVPAEATEPPSIGRRVVDESLETVGEIVDVFGPAARPYVAVTPDDGVSLPSLVGQPVYARSS encoded by the coding sequence GTGCGCCGCGTCGGCGAAGTGGTTCGAACGGCCCAACGGCTCGCGATCGTCAGGGTGCCGGCAGAGGCGACGGAGCCGCCGTCGATCGGCCGGCGCGTGGTCGACGAGTCGTTGGAGACGGTCGGCGAGATCGTCGACGTGTTCGGGCCAGCGGCGCGGCCGTACGTCGCCGTCACGCCCGACGACGGCGTCTCTCTCCCGTCGCTCGTCGGGCAGCCGGTGTACGCCCGGTCGTCGTGA
- the srp19 gene encoding signal recognition particle subunit SRP19: MVENVLWPAYFDAELTRADGRRLPTDQAVPEPTVDEIAKAVQQVGYDATVERGKTYSREYETRGRVLARGTTDTTKNDLVRAVGAYVAAVRGE; this comes from the coding sequence ATGGTCGAGAACGTCCTGTGGCCCGCCTACTTCGACGCGGAGCTGACCCGCGCGGACGGGCGGCGGCTCCCGACGGACCAGGCGGTCCCGGAGCCGACGGTCGACGAGATCGCCAAGGCGGTCCAGCAAGTCGGGTACGACGCCACAGTCGAGCGCGGGAAGACGTACTCTAGAGAGTACGAGACCCGCGGGCGCGTCCTGGCACGGGGAACGACCGACACGACGAAGAACGACCTCGTGCGGGCCGTCGGCGCCTACGTCGCGGCCGTCCGCGGGGAGTAG